A genome region from Vulpes lagopus strain Blue_001 chromosome 7, ASM1834538v1, whole genome shotgun sequence includes the following:
- the TRIP10 gene encoding cdc42-interacting protein 4 isoform X2, whose product MDWGTELWDQFEVLERHTQWGLDLLDRYVKFVKERTEVEQAYAKQLRSLVKKYLPKRPAKDDPESKFSQQQSFVQILQEVNDFAGQRELVAENLSVRVCLELAKYSQEMKQERKMHFQEGRRAQQQLESGFKQLENSKRKFERDCREAEKAAQTAERLDQDINATKADVEKAKQQAHLRSHMAEESKNEYAAQLQRFNRDQAHFYFSQMPQIFDKLQDMDERRATHLGAGYGLLSEAELQVVPIIAKCLEGMKVAADAVDAKNDSQVLIELHKSGFARPGDVEFEDFSQPMNRVPSDSSLGTPSDGRPELRGPGRSRAKRWPFGKKNKTVVTEDFSHLPPEQQRKRLQQHLEERNRELQKEVDQREALKKMKDVYEKTPQMGDPASLEPRITETLNNIERLKLEVQKYEAWLAEAESRVLSNRGNSLGRHTRPPDPPASAPPDSSSSNSGSQDNKESSEEPLSEEGQDAPIYTEFDEDFEEEPASPIGHCVAIYHFEGSSEGTISMAEGEDLSLMEEDKGDGWTRVRRKQGGEGYVPTSYLRVTLN is encoded by the exons ATGGATTGGGGCACCGAGCTGTGG GATCAGTTTGAGGTGCTCGAGCGTCACACGCAGTGGGGCCTGGACCTGTTGGACAGATATGTGAAATTCGTGAAAGAGCGGACCGAGGTGGAGCAGGCTTATGCAAAGCAACTGAG GAGCCTGGTGAAAAAATACCTGCCCAAGAGACCTGCCAAGGATGACCCAGAATCCAA GTTCAGCCAGCAGCAGTCCTTTGTGCAGATTCTCCAGGAGGTGAATGACTTTGCGGGCCAGCGCGAGCTGGTGGCTGAGAACCTCAGCGTCCGTGTGTGTCTCGAGCTGGCCAAGTACTCACAGGAGATGAAACAGGAGAGAAAGATG CACTTTCAGGAAGGCCGTCGGGCTCAGCAGCAGCTGGAAAGTGGCTTCAAGCAGCTGGAGAAT AGTAAGCGCAAGTTTGAACGGGACTGCCGGGAGGCTGAAAAGGCAGCCCAGACCGCTGAGCGACTCGATCAGGATATTAATGCCACCAAGGCTGATGTGGAGAAG GCCAAGCAACAAGCCCACCTTCGAAGTCACATGGCAGAGGAGAGCAAAAATGAGTACGCAGCCCAGCTCCAGCGCTTCAACCGAGACCAGGCCCACTTCTATTTTTCCCAGATGCCCCAGATTTTTGAT aAGCTGCAGGACATGGATGAGCGGCGCGCCACTCACCTGGGGGCCGGGTATGGGCTCCTGTCCGAGGCTGAGCTGCAGGTGGTACCCATCATCGCCAAGTGTCTGGAGGGCATGAAGGTGGCCGCAGATGCTGTAGATGCCAAGAAT GACTCCCAGGTCCTGATCGAGCTGCACAAGTCAGGCTTTGCCCGCCCTGGTGACGTGGAATTTGAAGACTTCAGCCAGCCCATGAACCGCGTGCCCTCAGACAGCAGCCTGGGCACCCCCTCCGATGGACGGCCTGAGCTCCGAGGCCCGGGCCGCAGCCGTGCCAAGCGCTGGCCCTTCGGCAAGAAGAACAAG ACAGTGGTGACAGAGGATTTCAGCCACTTGCCCCCAGAGCAGCAGAGAAAGCGACTTCAGCAGCACCTGGAAGAACGGAATCGTGAGCTGCAGAAGGAGGTCGACCAGAG AGAAGccctgaagaaaatgaaggatgTCTATGAGAAGACACCCCAGATGGGGGACCCTGCCAGCTTGGAGCCCCGGATCACAGAAACCCTGAACAACATTGAACGGCTGAAATTGGAAGTGCAGAAGTATGAG GCTTGGCTGGCGGAAGCTGAGAGCCGGGTCCTGAGCAACCGGGGGAACAGCCTGGGCCGCCACACTCGGCCTCCAGACCCCCCAGCCAGCGCCCCAccagacagcagcagcagcaacagtggGTCACAGGATAACAAGGAGAG CTCTGAAGAGCCCCTCTCAGAGGAGGGTCAGGATGCCCCCATCTACACAGAATTTGATGAGGATTTTGAGGAGGAACCGGCATCCCCCATAGGTCACTGTGTGGCCATCTACCACTTTGAAG GGTCCAGCGAGGGCACCATCTCCATGGCCGAGGGTGAAGACCTCAGTCTCATGGAAGAGGACAAAGGCGACGGCTGGACCCGGGTCAGGCGGAAACAGGGAGGTGAGGGCTACGTGCCCACCTCCTATCTCCGTGTCACGCTCAACTGA
- the TRIP10 gene encoding cdc42-interacting protein 4 isoform X1, with the protein MDWGTELWDQFEVLERHTQWGLDLLDRYVKFVKERTEVEQAYAKQLRSLVKKYLPKRPAKDDPESKFSQQQSFVQILQEVNDFAGQRELVAENLSVRVCLELAKYSQEMKQERKMHFQEGRRAQQQLESGFKQLENSKRKFERDCREAEKAAQTAERLDQDINATKADVEKAKQQAHLRSHMAEESKNEYAAQLQRFNRDQAHFYFSQMPQIFDKLQDMDERRATHLGAGYGLLSEAELQVVPIIAKCLEGMKVAADAVDAKNDSQVLIELHKSGFARPGDVEFEDFSQPMNRVPSDSSLGTPSDGRPELRGPGRSRAKRWPFGKKNKPRPPPLSPLGGPLPSALPNGPPSPRSGLDPLAILSEISKSVKPRLASFRSLRGSRGTVVTEDFSHLPPEQQRKRLQQHLEERNRELQKEVDQREALKKMKDVYEKTPQMGDPASLEPRITETLNNIERLKLEVQKYEAWLAEAESRVLSNRGNSLGRHTRPPDPPASAPPDSSSSNSGSQDNKESSEEPLSEEGQDAPIYTEFDEDFEEEPASPIGHCVAIYHFEGSSEGTISMAEGEDLSLMEEDKGDGWTRVRRKQGGEGYVPTSYLRVTLN; encoded by the exons ATGGATTGGGGCACCGAGCTGTGG GATCAGTTTGAGGTGCTCGAGCGTCACACGCAGTGGGGCCTGGACCTGTTGGACAGATATGTGAAATTCGTGAAAGAGCGGACCGAGGTGGAGCAGGCTTATGCAAAGCAACTGAG GAGCCTGGTGAAAAAATACCTGCCCAAGAGACCTGCCAAGGATGACCCAGAATCCAA GTTCAGCCAGCAGCAGTCCTTTGTGCAGATTCTCCAGGAGGTGAATGACTTTGCGGGCCAGCGCGAGCTGGTGGCTGAGAACCTCAGCGTCCGTGTGTGTCTCGAGCTGGCCAAGTACTCACAGGAGATGAAACAGGAGAGAAAGATG CACTTTCAGGAAGGCCGTCGGGCTCAGCAGCAGCTGGAAAGTGGCTTCAAGCAGCTGGAGAAT AGTAAGCGCAAGTTTGAACGGGACTGCCGGGAGGCTGAAAAGGCAGCCCAGACCGCTGAGCGACTCGATCAGGATATTAATGCCACCAAGGCTGATGTGGAGAAG GCCAAGCAACAAGCCCACCTTCGAAGTCACATGGCAGAGGAGAGCAAAAATGAGTACGCAGCCCAGCTCCAGCGCTTCAACCGAGACCAGGCCCACTTCTATTTTTCCCAGATGCCCCAGATTTTTGAT aAGCTGCAGGACATGGATGAGCGGCGCGCCACTCACCTGGGGGCCGGGTATGGGCTCCTGTCCGAGGCTGAGCTGCAGGTGGTACCCATCATCGCCAAGTGTCTGGAGGGCATGAAGGTGGCCGCAGATGCTGTAGATGCCAAGAAT GACTCCCAGGTCCTGATCGAGCTGCACAAGTCAGGCTTTGCCCGCCCTGGTGACGTGGAATTTGAAGACTTCAGCCAGCCCATGAACCGCGTGCCCTCAGACAGCAGCCTGGGCACCCCCTCCGATGGACGGCCTGAGCTCCGAGGCCCGGGCCGCAGCCGTGCCAAGCGCTGGCCCTTCGGCAAGAAGAACAAG ccacgccccccacccctctcccccctgGGGGGCCCCCTGCCCTCGGCATTGCCTAACGGACCCCCATCCCCTCGCTCCGGCCTCGACCCCTTGGCCATACTGAGTGAGATCAGTAAGTCGGTCAAACCGCGGCTAGCATCCTTCCGCAGCCTTCGAGGCAGCCGTGGG ACAGTGGTGACAGAGGATTTCAGCCACTTGCCCCCAGAGCAGCAGAGAAAGCGACTTCAGCAGCACCTGGAAGAACGGAATCGTGAGCTGCAGAAGGAGGTCGACCAGAG AGAAGccctgaagaaaatgaaggatgTCTATGAGAAGACACCCCAGATGGGGGACCCTGCCAGCTTGGAGCCCCGGATCACAGAAACCCTGAACAACATTGAACGGCTGAAATTGGAAGTGCAGAAGTATGAG GCTTGGCTGGCGGAAGCTGAGAGCCGGGTCCTGAGCAACCGGGGGAACAGCCTGGGCCGCCACACTCGGCCTCCAGACCCCCCAGCCAGCGCCCCAccagacagcagcagcagcaacagtggGTCACAGGATAACAAGGAGAG CTCTGAAGAGCCCCTCTCAGAGGAGGGTCAGGATGCCCCCATCTACACAGAATTTGATGAGGATTTTGAGGAGGAACCGGCATCCCCCATAGGTCACTGTGTGGCCATCTACCACTTTGAAG GGTCCAGCGAGGGCACCATCTCCATGGCCGAGGGTGAAGACCTCAGTCTCATGGAAGAGGACAAAGGCGACGGCTGGACCCGGGTCAGGCGGAAACAGGGAGGTGAGGGCTACGTGCCCACCTCCTATCTCCGTGTCACGCTCAACTGA